Part of the Limibacter armeniacum genome is shown below.
GATGGGTTTGTTTCGGTAGGTAAACAAGAGCTGTTCCCGTTCGATCCTTTGGCTGGAGCAGTAGTGGACCATGGCTTCCAAGAGGTCATCGGCCATGGGGATTTGCCTACTTTTTACTTTGCCCCGCTTTTTCAAACTCTTTTCTACGGTAAGCATCCGGTGCTTGAAATCGATATGGCGCAGCCGGATGGCGAGCATCTCGGAGACCCGTAGGCCGGCACGGAGCATCAGCAGCACCATCAGCCGGTGACGTGGGTTGTCGATACTTTCCAAAAGGGTAGAGGCCTGCTGTCGGGTCAGGAATTTTGGGGAGGTGGTCATAAATATTTGATAGTTAAAATCTTATATGCTTAGTGTTATGTGAAATGTATATGGTACTTTTTTGTAAATATTAGATGTAATTGGATTTGAACTATTCTAATATGAACTTATCTTTATAAGATAAACTATTTTTTAAAAGCTAAGAACTAAACTAACATGAACAAGGAAAGAGCAATAACATATAGTCTATTAGCCCATATAAGAAATAAAGGAACTTTAGTGGAAGGACCTATAGATATATTCAAGCCTCTTATTAAGAGAACTCTATCAAAACTTAGTAAAGATAGGGGGCAAATGAAGGGAAATGGAGTTAATGTAAAAGGTAATAGTATTCTTGAAATTAAAAAAGTGTCTGATGAGTTATACTCAATAGATTTTCCAATTCCAGTATTGAGAAATATTTTAAATGAAATTAGTGATGATATAAATACAAATGGAATTACTCATTTTTGTATTTATCAAGATAACTCTTTTGAAATATATAATTATGAATTTGATGATTATGATGATGTAATTAATAAACAAAAGAAAGTTGTGAATAACTTGGAGAAGTTATATCTTGATTTCTGTAAGTCTGAAGGTTTAAAAAATGTAAAAGGCGGGTCTATTTTTAAATTTATTGAAAAGAATAAATTTAACTTATCTAAGTATATATCAAATAAAGAATATTTAAATGGTAATAATTATACTCAAGAAGCTAAGTTTATTAACTTTTTCAAGAAAATACCTCAAGTGTATGAGCAAATTAAAGATATATATTTAGGAGCTATTATTACTAGTTTTATTGAATATGAAACTACTGATATTGAAAGGGATGTTGAATTGCTGTTAGATACTAATTTTATAGTTAGTTTGATTGATCTGAATACACCTGAATCTACTCATACATGTAAGACTCTTATAAATATAGCTAAACAAGAAGGGTTTAAAATTAAGGTTTTAAAAGATACTCTTGAGGAGACTAAAGGGTTGTTGACAGCTAAAGCATCAAACTTTCATAAAAGTTTTTTACAGAAAAAAATAAATTCAGAAGATGTTTATAATGCATGTGATAGAAAAGGATTTACAAAGGTTGACTTAGAAAGGATTATAGATAATATAGAAGATATAATAAAAGATCTGGATATACAAATAGTTTACTTAACGGATAAAGATAAAAATAAAGCTAGATTTTCAAATGAATTTACATCTTTGAAAAATGTGAGAAATAGTGAGCAAGCAGCTTTACATGACTCTTTAGCATTATTATATGTTAAGGAGAAAAGAGGGGGATTGGTTAAGGATTTTGATAAAGTTAATTGTTGGTTTGTGAATAATTCTGCTTCATCTGATAGTGGATATAATATAAATAAAAATAGATATCAGCCTGAAACAATTAAAGCAGATGAGCTATTAAATATCTTATGGCTCAGTAATCCTAGAGTGAATAAGTCAATAGATTCTAAAGATTTAGCTGAAATAGGATTAACTTCAATAGTGTCATTTACATTAAATAAAGCTTTACCCAAAGCAAAAATAATTCGAGATTTAGATGAAAATATACAGAAGTATGCTAAAGAAAAAATAACTGATCAAGATATAATTAGGATATCAACTAGAATAGTTGATAATCAATTAAATGATATTGAGGAACTTAATAGCATTTCTGAAAAGGACCAAAACTTATTTGTTAAAAGACTTGAAGAAGAGTCTAAGAAGCAAAAAGAAATTGATGATAGAAGAATTGAAGGTATAGAGAGAATAATGAAAGAATTTGAGGGTAAGATAAATAAGACTGAAGAGTTATATAAAAAAGTTCAAAGGTCTAATAAAGAATCAAAGGAAGATAAAGAAAATAAAAATAAGTATATTAAAGAGTTAGAGGATAAAATTAAGCGATCAGAACAGAAAGAAAAAGTCGTGAAATTAAAGGAGTGGGAAGATGGTGAGTTGATGAAGTGGAGAAGGAAATCTTGGATTAATTTATCTATATGTATTTTATTAATAATTACTAGTTTTGTAATTATTTTTATCGTATGCGATGGAGATACTGAGAATTTTAATGAATTATTAAAAGGTATTAAATCAAGTGTTTTGTTTCCATTATTTTCTAC
Proteins encoded:
- a CDS encoding beta clamp domain-containing protein, giving the protein MNKERAITYSLLAHIRNKGTLVEGPIDIFKPLIKRTLSKLSKDRGQMKGNGVNVKGNSILEIKKVSDELYSIDFPIPVLRNILNEISDDINTNGITHFCIYQDNSFEIYNYEFDDYDDVINKQKKVVNNLEKLYLDFCKSEGLKNVKGGSIFKFIEKNKFNLSKYISNKEYLNGNNYTQEAKFINFFKKIPQVYEQIKDIYLGAIITSFIEYETTDIERDVELLLDTNFIVSLIDLNTPESTHTCKTLINIAKQEGFKIKVLKDTLEETKGLLTAKASNFHKSFLQKKINSEDVYNACDRKGFTKVDLERIIDNIEDIIKDLDIQIVYLTDKDKNKARFSNEFTSLKNVRNSEQAALHDSLALLYVKEKRGGLVKDFDKVNCWFVNNSASSDSGYNINKNRYQPETIKADELLNILWLSNPRVNKSIDSKDLAEIGLTSIVSFTLNKALPKAKIIRDLDENIQKYAKEKITDQDIIRISTRIVDNQLNDIEELNSISEKDQNLFVKRLEEESKKQKEIDDRRIEGIERIMKEFEGKINKTEELYKKVQRSNKESKEDKENKNKYIKELEDKIKRSEQKEKVVKLKEWEDGELMKWRRKSWINLSICILLIITSFVIIFIVCDGDTENFNELLKGIKSSVLFPLFSTLISLIFSIFILKALYDKYHNHSNIQNYLNRLDKPDYL